DNA sequence from the Alosa alosa isolate M-15738 ecotype Scorff River chromosome 2, AALO_Geno_1.1, whole genome shotgun sequence genome:
taatttatatatacaagtcactttggataatagtgctaaattaataaatgtaaatgtaaataaatgtaaatttaggtCTGGGAAGTCAGGGAAGATATGTAGGTCTAGTTATGAAATACTGTTTTCCAGATGTGCAAAATTATGGAAAGTCAGGAGGTTTTGCTCAATGTAATACATTTGCAAAAAAGTCTATAATACTAAAAATAGACACTTGTTTTATAAAGTGGGAATTTATACTCGAAAGGTAAATGTTATTGAAGACGTCATTAAAGGAATGCATCATGGTCCGAAACATTCATTAACAATGTAACCATCCAAAGATACAGTTAGAACGGTGAAAACAAGAACATTATTTAACAATTGTTTAGTTGAGGCATAACTTGGATGATTATAACAATGCATAACTATCCGAAAATGTTTTATCACCAAATCCCTGAACTGTCCACGTTTGTGACAGACCAGTGCTAACGGTACCAGTTAGTCATGAGTAGGCTATTTGTCATAGGCCTTCTATgtagcattcagtagcctacactagCCTTACCATCCTTCATTTTTGGAACTGGTCTTCCTGCTTTGATCCTAACCTTTGCACTGTATTTGAATGTATAAAAGATGGACATTGTCCTCTGATTCCATTGTACTGTTTATTTCAGGAGCAAAAAAACAAGCCTTCCGTTCAACACAAGATTCTTAGTTGTATGACTGCAGATAACGTTCTTGCTTGCAGAGCAGCTTAGTTCACCGTTGCCGCTAAAAACAGCACCCCCTATCGCAATTGAAAATTACTGTACGGAGGAGCTAAAACGACGTGATTCACGAGCCGCTGGGGTCCGAGGCATTTATAATGGACTTCAATGAGGGGCTTGAGGAGGAAGCTCCTCCATACAGTTATTTTCAATTGCGATAGGGGGTGCTGTTGGCATTTTGACCTATGGGAACGATTTTGTTCATTCAAAGTGTTCAAATAGTAATTGTAACAGTAATTTATCAGATTAGTAATtcactttatatattttttatttttctctgaaatttTCCTCAATGAAGGAGcctcctctgacacacacacatcagctacaatacacacacatacctcagttacaacacacatatacctcagttacaatacacacacatacctcagttacaacacacatatacctcagttacaatacacacacatacctcagtgacaacacacgcacacacacacacacacacacacatatcagttacaatacacacacacacacatatcagttacaatacacacacacacacacacacctcagttacaacacacacacacacacatatccactacaatacacacatatcagttacaatacacacacatatcagttacaacacacacacaactgctgctcacacacaccctttagCACCTGgggagcatacacacacatctcagttacaacacaaatgcacacacacctcagttacaacacacacatacacacacctcagttacaacacacacacacacacacctcacacacacacacacacctcagttacaacacacacacacctcagttacaacacacacacacacacctcagttacaacacacacacacacacctcagttacaacacacacacacctcagttacaacacacacaaaacacacacaacacaaacacacacacacctcagttacaacacacacacaaacacacatctcagttacaacacaaacacacacacacctcagttacaacacacacacacacacaaacacacatctcagttacaacacaaacacacacacacacctcagttacaacacaaacacacacacaactccaacCTGCTCCTGCCGCTGGCTAAGGCCCGAGAGCGTCTCTATCTGCCGCTGGGCCTGCACCACCCCAGGACTGGCACCCGCCGGCCCACTGCCAGCCCAGCCGCGGCCCGCATCCGGCCCGCAGGGAGACGCCTGGCCAGACATGTAGCGCTCAAAGTCCTCAGAGCTCAGGTTCAGAGACTGGGCATCCAGCTTCTCTATGAAGGCCACGGCACAGcactgggggagggggcagagacagagggggtgagagggtgtgtgtgtgtctgtgtgtgagagagaaacattcagtgaggaggagagacaatGACGAGGGGAGAGACTGagacactgtatgtgtgtgtgtgtgtgtgagagagaaccatccagtgaggaggagagacaatgaggaggggagagactgagacactgtgtgtgtgtgtgtgtgtgtgtgtgtgtgtgtgtgtgtgtgagagaaacatccagagaggaggagagagactgagacactgtgtgtgtgtgtgtgtgtgtgagagaaacatccagtgaggaggagagacaacGATGAGGGGAGAGActgagacactgtgtgtgtgtgtgtgtgtgtaccaggttGGTGAAGTAGTATCCGTCCTCTCCGGTCATGAGTCTGCTGGGGTTGCAGAAGCGGGTGATGTACTGGATGTTGGACTGCAGGCGCGGCGGGTTGGCCTTCAGCACGATGTAGATGAGCGTGGGCAGGAAGTCGTCGGCGGACGCGGGCTCGTTCCTGGTGACGCGGATGGCGTTGAAGATGTGCTTACTGCAGCTGGTGATGCACGCCAGCTTGTCCCGCGGCACGCGCCTCGAGTCCATCTCgatcacatctacacatgcacgcacgcacgcacgcacacacacacacacacacacacacagatacacacagatacacacaccaaatcaacACTGTAatcactcacatccacacagtCAGTACTGATATCAATTCTTCCTAACGCCCCCTCCCTCACCTGTAATGTTAGGACCCCCACCTGTAATGTTCTGACCCCTTCCTCCCACACATGTGATGCTAAAATCCCCCCTCCACCTGTGATGTGTTGACCCCTCTCTCACGTGTAATGTTCTGACCCTTCATTCTCTCACCTGTAATGTTAAGACCCCTCCCTCACCTGTGATATTAGAACCCCCTCCAACTGTGATGTTCTGAACCCTCCCTCAACTGTGATGTTAGGACCCCCACCTGTAATCTTctgacccctccctccctcacatgTGATGCTAAAATCCCCCCCTCCACCTGTGATGTGTTGACCCCTCTCTCACCTGTAATGTTCTAACCCCTCATTCGCTCACCTGTGATGTTCTGACCCCTCCCTTTCTCACCTGCCTGTGATGTTctgacccctccctccctcacctgtGATGCTctgacccctccctctctcacctgtGATGCTctgacccctccctctctcacctgtGATGGCCTTGACGACGCTGTCCGACACCTCCGGTATTTCCTCGTCCAGTGGTACACACAGCATCTGAATGGTCACCCAGTGCAGAGCCCTGTCATTGATATGGGGAGATTGGCATGATGTCaggagccatgtgtgtgtgtgtgtatgcaagtgtgagcttgtgtgtgtgtgtgtgtgtgtgcatgtgtgtatgcatgtgtgagcttgtgtgtgcgtgtgcgtgtgtgtgtgtttctgacctGATGCGGTTCTGAGTGGCCAGGTCTTTCTTCTCGTCGTCGGTGGTTTCAGGGCAGAAGACGTTCTTGTACAGCCGAGTCATGATGTACTTCTCCACCTGATCCATAACACACTCTACACGCTCAGAGGAGCCTgcaacatgcacatgcacgcacacacacacacacacacacacacattttgaccAAGAAACACAGCAACTTCCAGTGTTtaccatacattgacttatttgtggcggcccaccacaatatcagcactgaccaccacacaatgattttccatgttgtactatttcAATTGGATGGAATTCATTCAgtgtagagctatgtgcacctttgcacagcctctccttgtctctctgtctctcaataaACCTACCTGCATGTTTAGAAAATATTAACAATCAGGCAATTGTTGGCATAAAagtcgactggctaaattggGCTTAAAGGAATTaaccggagtaaaatgcactttagatcaatttacggatgattgggagtacatacgttgagttgacatccaaatcatgtcattcggatgtgttttgagaaagttcgatgttaccgtttttagtcaaaactcgttagcctggaagtgaccagggcatatTATtgcgccgctacaaaacgctatttttatactcttctacagttccaaacaacattacacttacgtggtagtgagtagagggtccctaaagccaaaccgaagtatcccgaggtctttatgtggtcatcctatgtgtgtgtgtgtgtgtgtgtgtgtgtgtgtgtgtgtgtgtgtgtgtgtgagagagagagagagagaggagtaccctgtatgtgtgtgtggactttaCCTTTGAAATGAGTCATGAGGCGGTCCGACATGTTCTGGTAGAAGTCCTGCACACACTCCGACAGCTCATCAGCACTGAGATCCTGTGAGGTGGTAgataatagcacacacacacacacacagttagacaACTGCTCATGAACAGACTTTCTTATTGGCTACTCTCTTAGAGTATACTTTTTTAttcttacattattattattattagtcatGGTCTCAATGAACAGACCTCACTAGCCCCTAAACTAATAGATCTTATTGGCCATGCTGCTAAGAACAGACCTTCTTATTGGCCATGCCCTCGATGAAGGCACGGCTCTGCTTGTGGATCTCTCGGCCCGGCTTCTGCAGGTTCTTCAGGAAGTCCACAAAGTCCCGCGACACCCGGTCCGTCTCGATGCTGGACTGCCGCGAGATGGAAGGGCTCGGCGCTTTCCCCTCATGAGTctctgatgacacacacacacacacagcatcagtgTCCTGCTGAAGCACACACTAGTAGGCAGAGGGcaggaggtcaaaggtcatcattGTTTctaacgtacacacacaccggaGCAGGTCAGTGTTCAATAACAGACAAACCCGCCAGAGCAGGCCAGTGTGAGTCTCTATGGTACAACAGCGTTGATCCTAATGAGGAGCCAATGAGAACAGGCTGAGGCCGTTTGGAGCTGAGAGATGTGGAGAACGTGAGGGTTACCGTGACGACAcagatctctctcacacacgcacgctcggAGCAGTGCTGACACGCTGGGGCAAAAGAGAGGTATTTCACACAGGTGCTCTTGACGCCTGCTGCAAACTCCATCACTCCAAGGGGCCTGACCGATGTGCCTCAGGGGCTTTGCCTCAAAAACCCGCCAGAAGCTTCTTCGACATGGCCTCTCAGCCGTCCCACAGCTAAGCTAAACTAAGCTGAGCAAAGCTAAGCTAAGCTGAGGTAAACTAAACTGAGCTAAGATAATATAAGATAAGCTAAGCTAAGATGAGGTAAACTAAACTGAGCTAAGCTTAGATTAGCTAAGATGAGGTAAGATAAGGTAAACTAAACTAAGATAAGAAAACCGTGTCACCCTTTACACAGCTGGCACAAAgcccagcctcacacacacacctgtggggTCAGTATTAACCCACAGCTAAGCTAagcccacctcctccccccttTCAGACCACAAGAGACTAGCCACGGGAGGCCAGGGCATGGAATTCAGCCAGTACAGGCCAAATAGCCTAATTGTGCGACAAAATTGAACATATTTACAAGTAAAATGCCATCACCAATGCATCTGAGAGGGTCAGTATCTACACCTGTAGCAGAGGGTCAGTATCTACCCTCCTACTGACCTGTGGGGGTAAATATTTACCCTCATACTGACCTAAGAGGGCAGTATTTGCCTATTATCATTTGCCCTGCTGTGATAATAGCGCCAGGCCCATTCTCAGGCCCCAGGGTATCAGGTCCCAGGGTATCAGATCCTGGTCGTCAGCTCACAGAGAAGGAGACCAGCACACAGGATCTGCTCTGGAGGGCTGGGATGCAAGCAGGTGACCAGTCATGACCAACTCCCATCACTGGACGACAGAGAAGTCTGACTAGGGCAGATCCACACTGAAGATTACTGGAGACTTTCTCAAGAATGTGATCTATGTGATCTATAGCTGAAACTTTCCAACAATCCGATCTTTGCACAACACTTTCTGAAGAATGCGATCTATAGCTGTAACTTTCCAACAATCCGATCTTTGCACAACACTTTCTGAAGAATGTGATCTAAAACGGAGACTTTCCACTATAAAGAGTTTGGGATCAAACAGCAGTTCTATTGTCCAGTACTCCATCAAAGACAACATTCCCTGGACTACAGTGTTTCTTTCACATGATCAAGCCAATTGTTGAGAACAATGTGCTTGTCTTATAACAGTGTTGATAAATACTACAGCAATTAGCAGACACTTAGTGCCCTCTAACTTCATCAAAACTGTTGTAGAACTGGGCCACAAAATGTAGCAGTGTGTGTTCTACattctgttttgtgttgtggagaatgagagagagagagagacccacctCTATGCCTCCATACCAGAGCTGTCCGCAGGGAGGCAACACAAGGCTGAAATCACTAACATGAACAAGTGACATTCATCCCATATCTatcccatatctctctctctctcacacacacacacacacacacacacaccttcagtgcACAGATCTTAACATGGGTTATTATCTGTGTATGAAGGGAGTCTGTCATGACCAGCCAGCGCAGGAGCATGTGGTGGCTGAGGCTAGCTAGCAGAGCTGCTAACTGCACCACCAAGGccgcacacagacagaaacacactgaaGTTCACGCCACGCCACAGGCTGGCTTTACACACaagatttgcacacacacacacagtcaaatttTACAGTTGGAAAGTAGGAAAGCACTCACCCTccaaaaggagaaagagagtgactgAGCAGATGcactagagcagtggttctcaaagtgtggggcgggcCCCACTATTGGGGAATAGACACATGTCAGGTGGGACGCGATGAACTGGAggaaatttattttattttatttttttgttaatctTTAataatggcttttttttttgacaagatcatagattcaaaacacCATCCAGCACTGGGACCCACTGGTGCATTTCAGGGAGatttcacacacaagcactccaAACATTTAACCACTcaggtgtgattgtgtgtgtgtgtgtgtgtgtgtgtgtgtgttaccttcagTAGGAGTGCTCATCATGAACATGTCTCTGAGGTCTCTCAAGAGAGTGTCTCCATgactctccctcctcctgcccTGCTCCTCCTGCCCCCGCTCACACACTGgaacacgcccacacacacacacacacacaacaccaacccaacagacacacacacacacacacacacaaccaacgcacacacatacacacacccaacagacacacacacacacaccaacccaacagacacacacacaacaccaacccaacagacacatacacaacaccaacccaacagacacacacacaccaccaacccaacagacacacacacaacaccaacccaacagacacacacacacacaaccccaacgcacacacacatacacacacccaacaccaacacaacagacacacacacacacacacacacagtcacatacacacacaaccccaacaCCAAcccaaaagacacacacacacacagcagggttgGCCGGTAGGTGAGCAGGTGCACATGGAGCGGATGAGAGGAGCGAGGGATGAGAGTGAAAAGGAAGAGGGATGGAGGCAGGAATGGAgtgatgaaaaaataaataaatgagtaACTGAGAAATAAGTGATtaacatcaacacaaacaaaaaacaaactaacACCACTACCATGAGATCAGTCAGTCATGGTGAGAGGATCTGCATCCCTGAATCGGACGCCCCTACCTGTGGGCAGTTAGCATGATgctaaaatatatataacacacacagacacacacacacacacccctgcctgTGGGCAGATAGCCCAATGCAATGCTGCTCTCAAATGCTCTGTGATGAAGCCTGACAGAGCGATACCTCTGAATCCAAACGCAACAACGAATGCCTTGTCCACGTTAACATTTAATTTGAGCAAAACAATTTCCTctgtgttacattacattacattacattacatttggctgacgctttttaaccaaagcgactaacaacatggtaaacagtaagttttagaacaattctcacaattttaggacagtttcaaaaaaaccttagagtacagtaagaataagtgccggtgagtgctgtttttagcagttacttgtcagtttaaaacggctggtgagtgctaggatcagtaagacttgttgtaagtgttgctatgagagtagatgttctctaaagagctgggtcttcaggagttttttgaaagtggaaaaggatgtccctgcccttgtaggaactggcagtgtgttccaccaacgaggaacaacagatgagaaaaagtttggattggcttgagcgcatcggtggtagagctagacgccgttaaatcagaggagcgcagcgtctggaggtagtgtaagtctgtatgagggcattcaagtaggtgggagcagaaccgagactactttgtaggcaagcgtaagagacttgaatttgatgcgggccgccataggtagccagtgtagctggatgagcagcggggtaacatgtgcccttttgggttggttgtagaccaggcgcgccgccgcgttctggatcatctgaagtggtttcactgcgcaggctgggagacctgtcaggagggcattgcagtagtcgaagtcgcgagatgactattgcctgaaccagaagttgggtagcatcttgagtcaagtaagtcctgattttccgcatgttgtagagtgcgaaacggcatgaccgggcttactgaggcaacatgatctgagaagtttagttggttgtcgagaacaactcctagatttcttgcagtcctggtcggtgaaacagacagggagtcaaatttgatgttgatgtcgggtgtatggtaggtttagctgggatgaccagcagttcagtctttgagaggttcagctggaggtggtgtgccttcatccatgtagctatgtctgaaaggcaatctgagatccgtgctgaaaccaggggtcgccaggtggaaaggacagatagagctgtgtgtcgtctgcatagcagtggtatgagaagccgtatcgaacggataatctgtcccaaggaggtggtgtagatagcaaagaggaggggcccagcactgagccctggggacccctgtggtgagatggtgaggtgcggatagctgaccaagccatgatacgctaAACGAAgcccctgtgaggtaggattcaaaccaggagagagcagaaccgagattcccatgtcagctgcagtatagagagaaggatacggtgattaaccgtgtcaaaggcagccgataagtcaagcagaatgagtactgatgaccgaaagcggtcgccctggcttctttaaggcttctgttacagacagcagagccgtttcggtagagtggccgcttttgaacccagactgatttggatccagaaggttgttctgtgaaaggaagtcagagacctgtttggagactgctcgctcaatgcctttggataggaaaggcagtagtgagacagggcggtagttctcgacttgagcagggttgagagaagctttcttaagtaacggtgttaccgggccactttgaacgctgttggaaatgtgccggaggttagcggtGGCATTGATCACgcgtgatagctggagcgatggtcgggctgatggactgaagtaggctcagaggtatagggtccagcgagcatgtggtaggacggctgcatgtcaggagtctggacacttcactctcggagagaggcgaatgttgaaaaagatgttccagcagtccctagaggttgtaggagtgtggtatctgagtcagatgcattgagtgggcatgtagagaattgactgctgattgccgccactttgtttgtaaaaaatgaggcgagggtatctgcagtaaggctggatggaggaggaggcagctgaggggttgagtagcgatttgaaggttgagaaaagttttcgagtgtctgtaagcgctgttgattttgtcatggtagaaagcagtcttagcagcagtgatgctggctgagaaggaggtcaggagtgtctggtagttttgaggtcgtcagctagtttggatttgtgccatttcctctcctcctctgagtttggtgcgccatGATCccgagggtatcatttagccatggatgagaatgtttggatcgagctggccttgtggtaagagggcacagctcgtctagacacgaggtcagtgtggagcagagcgagtcaatggcttcattaacctccagagaggagaaggtgttgagtggaggtagaccggaggcaaccggTCCACATCCGGACCTCATCCACATCCTGTTTACGGTTTACGTGTATCCATggatcagagctagtgagcggaggcGAGCGAGAGAGGATGGAATTTTGTTGGAGCGTGgagcgctttttaatttagaggccggagCGACCGCTCTGTTCCGCTCCAATTTCGCTCCGataccgctcacaccacgagtctgaggTATACCCAAACCCACCCAGAATTCATGTcttcctaataaaaccaagaccaTTAAATTTCAAACATTGGCCATTGTAAATTtgttgatggggatggagttaTAAGTAATATATAGTAATTTTAGAAAGGAAACTAAGTCATacaagtgtaggcctactattcctacaaaacaactagataGCCTATtaacaatgtagagcaagaacaacCATGTGGTGACACTTTTTAAGTGAATAAATATTAATTTTGGAATCTAAGAAGACACTTCACGTAAACATGAGTGTGCTAAGGACAGCAAAGAAAAacgtgagcaatttgaatatgcttcatatcacgtagaaggctaaagtaaaacttggatgctaagcctgtattctttaggcaattaatcccacTGATCATGTTTTAGGCTGATTTgacgttgccaagcttgttcgTTGTTGCACAAGGCTATCGACATTGCCAAGCTTGTTCGTTGTTGCACAATCtttgaaaataaatgttctatgagtgaaataggcctatattgccgttgctcttaattctttgggatttaagttttctgtttatggtgacaattcggcttgtagattatttctACCTCTTTTAAATTGGAGCAATTCCACTGGAGCGAAATTGTGCGGAGCGACCTGAAGCAAATTTGAGCGGAGGAGCGGCCGAGTGAACAGCTACTTGAGCGAGGAGCGGGATATTTGCACCGCccagctccgctcactagctctgatgtGGTGAGGTAAAATGGAGACTTTTGGAAACGATGACCTACACGTCAACCTTCACTTAGGATGTCACTGAGCAACAAACTGCAGAATAAACCAGTTGTATGTATGCCTAGTGTTGGTGAACAGAGTTGTGATATGCCTTATTTCTGATACCAAGCTTAAACACTTGTTTGAACAGAGATCGCTCAAAGAAAAAATTTTTTTAAGATGAAAACTAATAGACATGGGCAAGACCAGACCTGCAAGCGAGAAGCAGCCGTCTGTACTCGTTTGAGGCTGATTGCAAGCGGCAGGCGTCTGTACTGGTTTGAGGCTGATTGCGGTTATGTGTATGAGGTCAAATGCTTTGCAACACAGCCATGATGACACACTGGTTTCATGGAAATGAGATGCGAAGTCTAGAAATGCATGATGTGAGGACTGAGTAGTCACTCATCcctaacacaaacatacacacacacaccacacctcattcactccctctctgtAGCAGTCATTTAGGTAGGAGGCCAGGGGGTTTTGCCTATAAGTGTAAGTAAGTACTTTTTTCCCGAACATGATACTGCTCTTATCTCGCACAAAACTGAGAGCCACAACTTGTGCTCATTCTGTGGGAGAGCCATTTACAAAAGAGGCGACAGAGgagaaaggggtgtgtgtgtgtgtgtgtggtacctttCTTGGGGGCAGTGCGTGaggaggggctgtgtgtgtgtgtgtgtgcgtgtgtgtgtgtgtggtacctttCTTGGGGGCAGTGCGTGAggagggggctgtgtgtgtgtgtgtgtgtgtgtggtggtaccTTTCTTGGGGGCAGTGCGTGaggaggggctgtgtgtgtgtgtgtgtgtgtgcggtaccTCTCTTGGGGGCGGTGCGTGaggaggggctgtgtgtgtgtgtgtgtgtgtgtgtgcgtgtggtacCTTTCTTGGGGGCAGTGCGTGaggaggggctgtgtgtgtgtgtgtgtgtgtgtgtcgtgtggtgGTACCTTTCTTGGGGGCAGTGCGTGaggaggggctgtgtgtgtgcgtgtgggtacaCTTTCTTGGGGGGCAGTCATGAGGAGAGGGGCTGTGTGATATGTTGTGCACCTTTCTTGGGGGGGAGAGTCGtgaggggggggtgtgtgtgtgtgtgtgtgtgtcgtaatgTGTCGCGTGTGTAATTTGCCTTCTTAAGGAACGTCGCGTGAGGagggcttctgtgtgtgtgtgtattagtagtGTGGTACCTTTCTTAGGGGACAGTCGCGTGAGGAGGGAGCTGTAATGTATtatgccgtagtattgtcgtgCGTATGCGTGTACCCTTTCTTGGGGCAGTCGTGAGgaggggctttgtgtgtgtgtgtgtcgcattcTGGTGCACTTTCTTAGGGGACGGATGCGTGAGAGGGGCTGTGtattatgtgcgtgtgtgtgtgtgtgtgtgtgtgtgtgtgtgtattgtggtaCCTTTCTTGAGGGGCAGTCGTGAGGAGGGAGCTATTATTAGcagtaacatgtgtgtgtgtgtctcaatttaCCTCTCTTACCCAAGAAATGGGAGGAGTCACGTGAGAGgagctgtaatgtgtgtgtgtgtgtgtgtgtggcgtgtgtgtgttgtggtacaCGCACACCTCTGCAAGGCGGTCGCGCATTGAGGGAGGAGCTATGTCTTAAATGCGATTACCTCCTCTTGAGAAGCGGTCGCGTGAggagaactgtgtgtgtaatgtcaaTGTGTATGCGATTTTTTTACCTCTTGGTGGCGGTCGTGAGAGGGgcacaatattattattattattattcaggtACACCCTCTTGAGAGGCGGTACGTAAGGGAGAAGGCTGTGTGGCCAATGTGTCACCGGTACCTCTCTGCAGAGGCAGTcacgtgagagtgtgtgtgtgtcgtgtggtgCACTCTTGGTGGCAGAGTATGGCATGAGggagggctgtgtgtgcgtgtgtgaggaaGGGCTTCAGTGGcaatggcatgtgtgtgtgtgtgtgtgtgtgtgtagaccaaTGCGGTACACCTCTCTCTGCCGAGAAGCGGTCTGCGTGAggaagggctgtgtgtgtgtgtgtgtgtcaagtgtaATGCGGTACCTCTCTTTTAGGGCCGGTGTGCGTAGgaggaagctgtgtgtgtgtgtgtgtgtgtgtcttttattACCTCTCTTGGTAGCGGTCGCGTGGGaagggagctgtgtgtgtgtgtcacgtgtttgtacacacacctctcttagAAGCGGTGCGTgagaggagctgtgtgtgtgtagtaatatTGTGTGTCTGAGGCGGTACACCTCTCTTAGAGGCCCGGCGTGAG
Encoded proteins:
- the LOC125311868 gene encoding LOW QUALITY PROTEIN: rab5 GDP/GTP exchange factor-like (The sequence of the model RefSeq protein was modified relative to this genomic sequence to represent the inferred CDS: deleted 1 base in 1 codon), which gives rise to MSQRVERRGIHVDQSELLCKKGCGYYGNAAWQGLCSKCWREEYQRARQKQIQEDWALAEKLQREEEEAAYASNQGSQSHPAPPTQAPPTLGPFSKFEEKKSNEKTRKVTTVKKFFSPSSRTAPKRETHEGKAPSPSISRQSSIETDRVSRDFVDFLKNLQKPGREIHKQSRAFIEGMANKKDLSADELSECVQDFYQNMSDRLMTHFKGSSERVECVMDQVEKYIMTRLYKNVFCPETTDDEKKDLATQNRIRALHWVTIQMLCVPLDEEIPEVSDSVVKAITDVIEMDSRRVPRDKLACITSCSKHIFNAIRVTRNEPASADDFLPTLIYIVLKANPPRLQSNIQYITRFCNPSRLMTGEDGYYFTNLCCAVAFIEKLDAQSLNLSSEDFERYMSGQASPCGPDAGRGWAGSGPAGASPGVVQAQRQIETLSGLSQRQEQVLEGVRELQAELVQWEASVARQVQGILERYPLELRPLPPAPAIDSDNTDDDRLPPPLTPQVFAG